Proteins encoded by one window of Brienomyrus brachyistius isolate T26 chromosome 1, BBRACH_0.4, whole genome shotgun sequence:
- the gpa33a gene encoding glycoprotein A33 (transmembrane), paralog a isoform X2 → MGIAEAFFIFAVLSAASGMQVSIPQKVYEVARGDNISLPCTFKSQISDISSGSASWNILGSNPDEPTSDPVAIYYFSGGQLDVSSQFTNRASMNPQPYNGQVDLSLSNIMMSDNATFECHVQVPKDMAGSPNAKTRLVVLVAPSVPVCGIQGSPTIGQDIMLTCKSSEGSPVPTYTWNSYDKNNVPRALPPRATSKDGVLSLFNISADTTGYYICKSANKIRAQSCNYTLAVTLPSMSVGSAAIFAGVGLAVVLVLGIIIYCCCCRRRKEKDTEDYDMGETEQPLNDSTAKANTVEYRDDERHVTCKDGLDVRAEPKENGRDDEHDDNYGGQRDNYDDRRSDYSGRRDNYDDRRSDYSGRRDNYDDRRSDYSGRRDNYDDRRSDYSGRRDNYDDRYDDRSNRYDDRRDRYDDRRDDYDRRDRYDDRRDRRGSYDDRIDDRNDNHNDQYNDRRNQYDEVSDNGHERPPSVPPNKPRKMD, encoded by the exons TGCTTTCTGCCGCATCTGGGATGCAAGTGTCCATTCCGCAGAAGGTTTACGAGGTCGCCAGGGGTGATAACATCAGTCTGCCCTGCACGTTTAAGTCCCAAATCTCAGACATCTCAAGTGGTTCGGCCTCTTGGAACATTCTAGGGAGCAACCCTGATGAGCCCACATCG GATCCGGTGGCTATCTACTACTTCTCGGGGGGTCAGTTGGATGTGTCGTCccagttcacaaatagagcctcCATGAATCCGCAGCCCTACAACGGGCAGGTCGACCTCTCCCTTTCCAACATCATGATGTCGGACAATGCGACGTTCGAGTGCCATGTCCAGGTCCCGAAGGATATGGCAGGAAGCCCGAATGCGAAAACCCGACTGGTCGTGCTGG TGGCTCCCTCGGTACCTGTATGCGGGATCCAGGGGTCGCCAACGATAGGCCAGGACATCATGCTGACCTGCAAATCCAGTGAAGGTTCTCCTGTACCCACATACACCTGGAACAGTTACGATAAGAACAACGTCCCCAGGGCCCTCCCGCCCCGGGCTACCAGCA AGGATGGTGTATTGTCACTCTTCAATATTTCTGCGGACACCACTGGCTATTACATCTGCAAGTCTGCAAATAAGATTCGCGCCCAGTCCTGCAATTATACTCTGGCCGTCACATTAC CCTCCATGAGCGTCGGCTCTGCAGCCATCTTTGCTGGGGTCGGCCTGGCCGTCGTCCTCGTGCTTGGCATCATCATCTATTGCTGCTGCTGCCGCCGCCGGAAGGAGAAGGATACCGAGGACTACGACATGGG GGAGACAGAACAACCCTTGAATGACTCGACTGCCAAGGCCAACACAGTGGAATACCGTGATGATGAACGCCATGTCACCTGCAAGGATGGATTGGATGTCCGTGCTGAGCCCAAAGAGAATGGGAGAGATGACGAACATGATGACAACTACGGTGGTCAACGGGATAACTATGACGACCGCCGGAGTGACTATAGCGGCCGACGGGATAACTATGACGACCGCCGGAGTGACTATAGCGGCCGACGGGATAACTATGACGACCGCCGGAGTGACTATAGCGGCCGACGGGATAACTATGACGACCGTCGGAGTGACTATAGCGGCCGACGGGATAACTATGATGATCGGTATGATGACCGTAGCAACAG ATACGATGACAGGCGGGATCGATACGATGACCGGCGTGATGATTATGACCGACGGGATCGATACGATGATCGGCGCGACAGACGTGGTTCATATGATGATCGCATTGATGACCGCAATGATAACCACAATGACCAGTACAATGACCGTCGCAACCAATATGATGAGGTCTCTGACAACGGTCATGAAAGACCGCCAagtgtcccccccaacaaaccAAGGAAAATGGACTGA
- the gpa33a gene encoding glycoprotein A33 (transmembrane), paralog a isoform X1 produces the protein MGIAEAFFIFAVLSAASGMQVSIPQKVYEVARGDNISLPCTFKSQISDISSGSASWNILGSNPDEPTSDPVAIYYFSGGQLDVSSQFTNRASMNPQPYNGQVDLSLSNIMMSDNATFECHVQVPKDMAGSPNAKTRLVVLVAPSVPVCGIQGSPTIGQDIMLTCKSSEGSPVPTYTWNSYDKNNVPRALPPRATSKDGVLSLFNISADTTGYYICKSANKIRAQSCNYTLAVTLPSMSVGSAAIFAGVGLAVVLVLGIIIYCCCCRRRKEKDTEDYDMGETEQPLNDSTAKANTVEYRDDERHVTCKDGLDVRAEPKENGRDDEHDDNYGGQRDNYDDRRSDYSGRRDNYDDRRSDYSGRRDNYDDRRSDYSGRRDNYDDRRSDYSGRRDNYDDRYDDRSNRYDDRRDDYDRGNRYDDRRDRYDDRRDDYDRRDRYDDRRDRRGSYDDRIDDRNDNHNDQYNDRRNQYDEVSDNGHERPPSVPPNKPRKMD, from the exons TGCTTTCTGCCGCATCTGGGATGCAAGTGTCCATTCCGCAGAAGGTTTACGAGGTCGCCAGGGGTGATAACATCAGTCTGCCCTGCACGTTTAAGTCCCAAATCTCAGACATCTCAAGTGGTTCGGCCTCTTGGAACATTCTAGGGAGCAACCCTGATGAGCCCACATCG GATCCGGTGGCTATCTACTACTTCTCGGGGGGTCAGTTGGATGTGTCGTCccagttcacaaatagagcctcCATGAATCCGCAGCCCTACAACGGGCAGGTCGACCTCTCCCTTTCCAACATCATGATGTCGGACAATGCGACGTTCGAGTGCCATGTCCAGGTCCCGAAGGATATGGCAGGAAGCCCGAATGCGAAAACCCGACTGGTCGTGCTGG TGGCTCCCTCGGTACCTGTATGCGGGATCCAGGGGTCGCCAACGATAGGCCAGGACATCATGCTGACCTGCAAATCCAGTGAAGGTTCTCCTGTACCCACATACACCTGGAACAGTTACGATAAGAACAACGTCCCCAGGGCCCTCCCGCCCCGGGCTACCAGCA AGGATGGTGTATTGTCACTCTTCAATATTTCTGCGGACACCACTGGCTATTACATCTGCAAGTCTGCAAATAAGATTCGCGCCCAGTCCTGCAATTATACTCTGGCCGTCACATTAC CCTCCATGAGCGTCGGCTCTGCAGCCATCTTTGCTGGGGTCGGCCTGGCCGTCGTCCTCGTGCTTGGCATCATCATCTATTGCTGCTGCTGCCGCCGCCGGAAGGAGAAGGATACCGAGGACTACGACATGGG GGAGACAGAACAACCCTTGAATGACTCGACTGCCAAGGCCAACACAGTGGAATACCGTGATGATGAACGCCATGTCACCTGCAAGGATGGATTGGATGTCCGTGCTGAGCCCAAAGAGAATGGGAGAGATGACGAACATGATGACAACTACGGTGGTCAACGGGATAACTATGACGACCGCCGGAGTGACTATAGCGGCCGACGGGATAACTATGACGACCGCCGGAGTGACTATAGCGGCCGACGGGATAACTATGACGACCGCCGGAGTGACTATAGCGGCCGACGGGATAACTATGACGACCGTCGGAGTGACTATAGCGGCCGACGGGATAACTATGATGATCGGTATGATGACCGTAGCAACAGGTACGATGACCGGCGTGATGATTATGACCGTGGCAACAGATACGATGACAGGCGGGATCGATACGATGACCGGCGTGATGATTATGACCGACGGGATCGATACGATGATCGGCGCGACAGACGTGGTTCATATGATGATCGCATTGATGACCGCAATGATAACCACAATGACCAGTACAATGACCGTCGCAACCAATATGATGAGGTCTCTGACAACGGTCATGAAAGACCGCCAagtgtcccccccaacaaaccAAGGAAAATGGACTGA